From one Chryseobacterium sp. 3008163 genomic stretch:
- a CDS encoding PH domain-containing protein, producing MGFRYPFFVRKEKIELWIIILTIIALLTILIVSAVLQYYHFKYYIDKENEEFVIHEGIINTSVTKIKRENIQEVNISQPFIHRFFNIYKLEIDTPGSSEKEVKISALTKQNALDLKKYLLTEKKTENSTEHLDEALDKEETQELRSINISTLSILKYGITANYIQSFFALLSLIIYGFSELTNLLRKAEFDTDLNYDTVESQFLAFSIPVILGIVLVVIIVGILINTVRTLIKFFNFKITENNQSFSFEYGLFNTRNSIVNKSKVQVVTETQNWIQKKMKISYVKFLQIGKNEEEDEKNVAAVPGINDHEKIKLISAIWNENPVFKNYLKPNFRLIIVNTFQWIVIPLLLIFIIEKEIWINYWFLVVIYIVLVELLILISFLNLKLFYNEKFIRLKSGIWDIDNRTFEVEKLQTVKISQYFWQRKTNLGTITFYTSAGRFKIAALNYLKLKKLLNYCIYKIENSKNN from the coding sequence GTGGGTTTTCGTTATCCTTTTTTTGTAAGAAAAGAAAAAATAGAACTTTGGATCATTATTCTTACCATTATCGCTTTACTAACAATCTTGATTGTTTCTGCTGTTTTACAATACTATCATTTCAAATATTACATTGACAAAGAAAATGAAGAATTTGTTATTCATGAAGGGATTATCAATACTTCAGTAACTAAAATTAAAAGAGAAAATATTCAAGAAGTCAATATTTCGCAACCTTTTATTCATCGCTTTTTTAATATTTATAAACTTGAAATTGACACGCCAGGAAGTTCTGAAAAAGAAGTGAAGATTTCAGCATTGACAAAACAAAATGCCCTTGATCTTAAGAAATATCTTTTAACGGAGAAGAAAACAGAAAACAGTACCGAACACCTTGATGAAGCTTTAGATAAAGAAGAGACTCAAGAACTTCGTTCAATTAATATTTCAACGCTCAGTATTTTAAAATACGGAATTACCGCAAATTATATTCAAAGTTTTTTTGCGCTGCTAAGTTTAATAATTTATGGCTTTTCTGAACTTACCAACTTGCTTAGAAAAGCAGAATTTGATACAGATTTAAACTATGATACCGTAGAATCTCAGTTTTTAGCATTTTCAATTCCTGTTATTTTGGGAATTGTGCTGGTTGTGATCATTGTCGGAATTCTAATTAACACGGTTCGTACATTAATTAAATTCTTCAATTTTAAAATTACTGAAAACAATCAGAGTTTTTCCTTTGAATACGGGTTGTTTAATACCCGAAATTCGATTGTCAACAAATCGAAAGTGCAGGTAGTCACCGAAACACAAAACTGGATTCAGAAGAAAATGAAGATTTCTTATGTGAAATTTCTTCAGATTGGTAAGAATGAAGAAGAGGATGAAAAAAATGTAGCAGCTGTTCCGGGAATTAATGATCATGAAAAAATAAAATTGATCTCAGCGATTTGGAATGAGAATCCAGTTTTCAAAAATTATTTGAAACCTAATTTCAGATTAATTATTGTCAATACTTTCCAGTGGATTGTGATTCCTCTACTATTAATTTTCATTATTGAGAAGGAAATATGGATAAACTACTGGTTTTTAGTGGTCATTTACATTGTTTTAGTGGAATTGTTAATTTTGATTTCGTTTCTAAATTTAAAATTATTTTACAACGAAAAATTTATCAGACTAAAATCAGGAATTTGGGACATCGATAACCGAACTTTTGAGGTCGAAAAACTTCAAACTGTGAAAATTTCTCAGTATTTTTGGCAACGGAAAACAAACTTAGGAACAATCACTTTTTATACCTCCGCAGGACGCTTTAAAATAGCAGCTTTAAACTATTTAAAACTCAAAAAACTGCTGAATTACTGTATCTACAAAATTGAAAATTCTAAGAATAATTAA
- a CDS encoding 1,4-dihydroxy-2-naphthoyl-CoA synthase, with protein MIEWKTVKEYEDITYKKSNGVARIAFNRPEIRNAFRPKTTSELYDAFYDASEDPSIGVVLLSGEGPSSKDRVWAFCSGGDQKARGQQGYVGEDGRHRLNILEVQRLIRFMPKAVIAVVPGWAVGGGHSLHVVCDLTLASKEHAIFKQTDADVTSFDGGYGSAYLAKMVGQKKAREIFFLGRNYSAQEAFDMGMVNAVIPHDELEDTAYEWAQEILAKSPTSIRMLKFAMNLTDDGMVGQQVFAGEATRLAYMTEEAKEGRNAFLEKRKPDFGKDQWIS; from the coding sequence ATGATCGAGTGGAAAACCGTAAAGGAATACGAAGATATTACTTATAAAAAAAGCAACGGCGTGGCAAGAATTGCCTTCAACAGACCGGAAATCCGTAATGCTTTCAGACCCAAAACAACTTCAGAATTGTATGATGCTTTTTATGATGCCTCAGAAGATCCTTCTATTGGTGTTGTTTTGCTTTCAGGAGAAGGGCCAAGTTCGAAAGATAGAGTATGGGCGTTTTGCAGTGGAGGAGATCAAAAAGCAAGAGGTCAACAAGGTTATGTTGGGGAAGACGGAAGGCATCGTTTGAATATTCTTGAAGTTCAGCGTTTGATCCGTTTTATGCCAAAAGCTGTGATTGCAGTAGTTCCAGGTTGGGCTGTAGGTGGTGGTCACTCGCTTCATGTGGTTTGTGATTTGACTTTAGCGAGTAAAGAACATGCTATTTTCAAACAAACTGATGCTGATGTGACGAGCTTTGACGGCGGTTACGGTTCAGCGTATTTGGCTAAAATGGTAGGACAAAAAAAAGCACGTGAAATTTTCTTTTTAGGAAGAAATTATTCTGCTCAGGAAGCTTTCGATATGGGAATGGTGAATGCCGTAATTCCTCATGACGAACTGGAAGATACTGCTTACGAATGGGCTCAGGAAATTTTAGCTAAATCTCCGACTTCTATCAGAATGCTGAAATTTGCAATGAACCTTACCGACGACGGAATGGTTGGTCAGCAGGTATTTGCAGGAGAAGCAACCCGTTTGGCGTACATGACAGAAGAAGCAAAAGAAGGTAGAAATGCCTTCCTGGAAAAGAGAAAACCGGATTTCGGAAAAGATCAGTGGATTTCTTAA
- a CDS encoding GNAT family N-acetyltransferase: MKKMNYEIREMLPKDETRVMEIFQQGIDGGIATFDTELPNVEVWNTSFINDCRWVLENEKSEVIGWSALKPVSKRECFKGVAEVSIYFDQNYVGKGLGSLLLKKLIIDSENHGFWTLQSNIFPENEASIKFHLKNGFRTVGVREKVGKLHGEWKDLVMLERRSEIVL; this comes from the coding sequence ATTAAAAAAATGAACTACGAAATAAGAGAAATGCTCCCAAAAGACGAAACCCGTGTGATGGAAATTTTTCAGCAGGGGATAGATGGCGGAATTGCTACTTTCGATACCGAACTTCCGAATGTTGAGGTGTGGAATACAAGCTTTATCAACGACTGCCGCTGGGTTTTGGAAAATGAAAAGAGTGAGGTGATTGGTTGGTCTGCTTTGAAGCCTGTAAGTAAAAGAGAATGTTTTAAAGGGGTCGCTGAGGTAAGCATTTATTTTGATCAGAATTATGTTGGGAAAGGTTTAGGGTCACTTTTATTAAAAAAACTTATTATTGACAGTGAAAACCACGGATTCTGGACTCTACAATCCAATATTTTTCCGGAAAATGAAGCGTCTATCAAATTTCATTTAAAAAATGGTTTCAGAACGGTTGGTGTCCGTGAGAAAGTAGGAAAGCTTCACGGTGAATGGAAAGATTTGGTGATGCTTGAAAGAAGAAGTGAGATTGTACTTTAA
- a CDS encoding PH domain-containing protein: MEQNFQNPQIFDLEIPDFSDLKLTAVSPEYLKIILLNLTLFSVFLVGAVSIAFYFFYFNLTILQVWTIVIGIFLIIVFLFLSIIIGFKFRKYAVREKDLVYQYGWLKRSIIIVPFSRIQHIKVEQGWFSKTLNLKSVSVFTAGVSGGDITINGLPVDIAEGINNHIRRSISKENIENGREA, translated from the coding sequence ATGGAACAAAACTTTCAAAACCCTCAGATTTTCGACCTTGAAATTCCTGATTTTAGTGATTTAAAACTGACAGCAGTCTCGCCAGAATATCTCAAGATTATTTTATTGAATCTCACTTTATTCTCTGTTTTTTTAGTCGGAGCAGTTTCTATAGCTTTTTACTTCTTCTATTTTAATTTGACAATATTACAAGTTTGGACGATTGTTATCGGTATTTTCCTAATAATTGTTTTTCTTTTTTTGAGCATAATCATTGGTTTTAAATTCAGAAAATATGCAGTTCGTGAAAAGGATTTGGTCTACCAATACGGTTGGCTGAAACGAAGTATTATCATTGTCCCTTTTAGCAGAATTCAGCACATCAAAGTAGAGCAGGGTTGGTTTTCTAAAACATTAAATTTAAAATCAGTTTCTGTATTCACAGCTGGAGTAAGTGGTGGTGATATTACCATCAACGGTCTGCCAGTAGATATTGCGGAAGGAATTAACAATCACATCAGAAGAAGTATTTCTAAGGAAAATATAGAAAATGGAAGAGAAGCTTAA
- a CDS encoding DUF4286 family protein codes for MSVLSITFHCTKDNIEEWENYVDDTLVLMTENLLDVEKYILSEVHSDFIEDGKNYNLLLIFDDEEKRTEFMESELLNISERIEKKFGQEVMIFNTFLNPKKKKI; via the coding sequence ATGAGCGTATTGAGCATTACTTTCCATTGTACAAAAGACAATATCGAAGAATGGGAAAATTACGTGGATGACACCTTGGTTTTGATGACGGAAAATCTTTTGGATGTCGAAAAATATATCCTCTCTGAGGTACACAGCGACTTCATTGAAGACGGAAAAAACTATAATCTTCTTTTGATTTTCGATGATGAAGAAAAAAGAACTGAGTTTATGGAAAGCGAATTATTAAATATCTCTGAAAGAATCGAAAAAAAGTTCGGACAAGAAGTAATGATATTCAATACTTTTTTAAATCCTAAGAAAAAGAAAATCTAA
- the uvrA gene encoding excinuclease ABC subunit UvrA, whose amino-acid sequence MSESKEYIEVYGAREHNLKNIDVKIPRNELVVITGLSGSGKSSLAFDTIFAEGQRRYIETFSAYARQFLGGLERPDVDKIEGLSPVIAIEQKTTNKNPRSTVGTVTELYDYLRLLFARVSDAYSQTTGKKLVSYTEDQILDTIKENYKGEKLMLMAPVVRSRKGHYHELFVQMAKKGYGQARIDGELQDIEYDLKLDRYKTHDIDIVIDRWIIGESASETRMEKSLRTAMEMGEGVIGIQKLGSTDIEYFSKNLMDAETGHSLALPEPNTFSFNSPKGSCPSCKGLGTIKKINTDYFVENPKLSINQGGLLPLEDIKSNKWILAQIKNILEIFGLGLTTPFKDIPAEALDYMYNGCHKEFNKDLKYAGIAKKIKISFDGLIPFMEEIIDEKESYEGVLLERHFTTEETCPECKGARLQPGSLSFKIDGKNIAEINGLSLSDLKDWLRDVKDKFSPKHAIIAHEILKEIETRLQFLLDVGLEYLSLSRSSKTLSGGESQRIRLATQIGSQLVNVLYILDEPSIGLHQRDNERLIKSLKNLRDIGNSVLVVEHDKDMIMEADEVLDIGPRAGKFGGEILWQGKPEDLLKADTITADYINGKRKIAIPEVRREGNGKSIVLKGATGNNLKNVNLEIPLGKLVVVTGISGSGKSSLINGTLYPILNKHFYRAVQEPLPYKKIEGLDNIDKIVDVDQTPIGRTPRSNPATYTGMFTDIRNLFSELPESKIRGYKPGRFSFNVKGGRCETCQGGGLKVIEMNFLPDVYVHCETCNGKRFNRETLEVRYKGKSISDVLDMTIDEAVDFFQPIPKIFARVKTLQDVGLGYITMGQQSTTLSGGEAQRIKLATELAKRQTGNTLYILDEPTTGLHFEDVKILMDAINKLVELGNSFIIIEHNMDVIKLADHIIDVGPEGGKYGGEIIAKGTPEEIIKSKKSLTGKYLKKEM is encoded by the coding sequence ATGAGTGAATCAAAAGAATATATAGAAGTTTACGGAGCCAGAGAACACAATCTTAAAAACATTGATGTCAAAATTCCGCGTAATGAGCTGGTGGTAATCACCGGACTTTCCGGAAGCGGAAAATCGTCATTGGCTTTTGATACGATTTTTGCTGAAGGTCAGCGTCGTTACATAGAAACTTTTTCTGCTTATGCACGTCAGTTTTTAGGCGGTTTGGAACGTCCCGATGTTGATAAAATTGAAGGATTGTCTCCCGTAATTGCGATTGAGCAGAAAACGACCAACAAAAATCCCCGTTCTACAGTGGGAACGGTGACTGAGCTCTACGATTACCTTCGTTTATTGTTTGCGAGAGTTTCTGATGCCTATTCTCAAACGACAGGCAAGAAATTGGTTAGCTACACCGAAGATCAGATTCTTGATACAATTAAAGAAAACTACAAAGGCGAAAAGCTAATGTTGATGGCGCCTGTTGTTCGTTCAAGAAAAGGTCATTATCACGAACTTTTTGTTCAGATGGCTAAGAAAGGGTACGGACAGGCGAGAATTGATGGTGAATTGCAGGATATTGAGTATGATTTAAAACTCGACCGTTACAAAACCCACGATATTGACATCGTCATCGACCGTTGGATCATCGGTGAATCTGCCTCTGAAACCAGAATGGAAAAATCACTGAGAACTGCCATGGAAATGGGGGAAGGCGTAATCGGAATTCAAAAGCTGGGAAGTACAGACATTGAATATTTCTCAAAAAATTTGATGGATGCCGAAACCGGTCATTCATTGGCTTTGCCCGAACCGAATACTTTTTCTTTCAACTCTCCGAAAGGAAGCTGCCCAAGCTGTAAAGGTCTGGGAACCATTAAAAAAATCAACACTGATTATTTTGTTGAAAATCCGAAATTATCGATCAATCAGGGAGGTTTATTGCCTTTGGAAGATATCAAATCGAACAAATGGATTTTGGCGCAGATCAAAAATATTCTTGAAATTTTCGGGTTGGGATTGACGACTCCGTTTAAAGATATTCCTGCAGAAGCGTTGGATTATATGTACAACGGTTGTCACAAAGAATTTAATAAAGACCTGAAGTATGCAGGAATTGCCAAAAAAATAAAGATCAGTTTTGATGGTTTGATTCCTTTTATGGAAGAAATCATTGACGAAAAAGAGTCTTATGAAGGTGTTTTGCTCGAAAGACATTTTACAACCGAAGAAACCTGTCCTGAATGTAAAGGAGCACGTCTTCAGCCGGGGAGTTTAAGCTTTAAAATCGACGGAAAAAATATCGCTGAGATCAATGGTTTGAGTTTATCAGATCTGAAAGATTGGTTGAGAGATGTAAAAGATAAATTTTCGCCGAAACACGCAATTATCGCTCATGAAATTTTAAAGGAAATCGAAACCAGACTTCAGTTTTTATTGGATGTCGGTTTGGAATATTTAAGTTTAAGCAGAAGTTCAAAAACCCTATCCGGTGGAGAATCTCAGAGAATTCGTCTCGCAACACAGATTGGTTCTCAATTGGTGAATGTTCTTTATATTTTGGACGAACCAAGTATTGGTTTGCACCAAAGAGACAACGAAAGACTGATTAAATCATTAAAAAATCTTCGTGACATCGGAAACTCTGTGTTGGTAGTAGAGCACGACAAAGATATGATTATGGAAGCCGATGAGGTTTTGGACATTGGTCCGAGAGCCGGAAAATTCGGTGGAGAAATTCTTTGGCAGGGAAAACCGGAAGATTTATTGAAAGCAGATACCATCACTGCAGATTATATCAACGGAAAAAGAAAAATTGCCATTCCAGAAGTCAGAAGAGAAGGAAACGGGAAAAGTATCGTTTTAAAAGGTGCTACAGGAAATAATCTTAAAAATGTAAACCTTGAGATTCCGTTAGGAAAATTGGTGGTTGTGACAGGAATTTCAGGAAGCGGAAAATCTTCTCTGATCAACGGAACTTTGTATCCTATTCTTAACAAACATTTTTACAGAGCCGTTCAGGAACCTTTACCTTACAAGAAAATAGAAGGTCTTGATAATATTGATAAAATCGTAGATGTTGACCAGACTCCGATCGGAAGAACACCACGTTCAAATCCTGCGACCTACACAGGAATGTTCACCGATATCAGAAACTTGTTTTCTGAATTGCCTGAAAGTAAAATCCGTGGTTACAAACCGGGAAGATTTTCTTTCAACGTAAAAGGCGGAAGGTGTGAAACTTGTCAGGGAGGCGGTTTGAAAGTCATTGAAATGAATTTCTTACCTGATGTTTACGTGCATTGCGAAACCTGCAACGGAAAACGTTTCAACAGAGAAACTCTGGAAGTTCGTTACAAAGGAAAATCTATTTCTGATGTTTTGGATATGACGATTGATGAAGCTGTAGATTTCTTCCAGCCAATTCCAAAGATTTTTGCAAGAGTGAAAACTTTGCAGGATGTCGGTTTGGGCTATATAACGATGGGACAGCAATCGACCACACTTTCCGGAGGTGAAGCGCAACGTATCAAACTTGCAACAGAATTAGCAAAAAGACAAACCGGAAATACTTTATATATTCTTGACGAACCCACAACCGGACTTCATTTTGAAGACGTGAAAATTCTGATGGATGCCATTAATAAGTTGGTAGAATTAGGAAACTCTTTCATCATCATCGAACATAATATGGATGTGATCAAACTGGCAGATCATATTATTGATGTTGGTCCTGAAGGTGGAAAATATGGCGGTGAGATTATTGCTAAAGGAACTCCGGAAGAGATTATTAAATCGAAGAAGAGTTTGACAGGGAAGTATTTGAAGAAGGAGATGTAA
- a CDS encoding tetratricopeptide repeat protein, translated as MKKLILGIAIISSAFVFGQKQEKPDVNAQLQASNKAAMDAYQAKNYSVAAPKFLEVYDLMKANGQDDKIYMYYAGLSYALANNVDESIKIYTDLLNSGYTGVQTQYTAKDNKTGQVATYDKNTWELLKKASSKDYSDFKSEQTKSVESDLYETLSTLLLNAKKNDEALALIEKGLAKFPNNAKLKEYQGSALYATGNTDKFLTNLKEQLAKNPNDATNWYNLGVLQAKTPATEADAIASFQKAIELAGTNAALLNNSYQNLVYTSLGDDAKAVESINALRKSDPDKATTLIEARKERFNKALPYAEKWHQTNPENMDAITTLREIYVITKNQAKAAEMKAKEAALQAKQPK; from the coding sequence ATGAAAAAGCTAATTTTAGGTATAGCGATCATTTCATCAGCATTTGTTTTCGGACAAAAGCAGGAGAAGCCAGATGTTAATGCGCAATTGCAAGCTTCTAATAAAGCAGCAATGGATGCTTATCAGGCTAAGAATTATTCTGTAGCCGCACCAAAGTTTTTAGAAGTTTATGACTTAATGAAAGCTAATGGTCAGGACGATAAAATCTATATGTATTACGCAGGATTAAGCTATGCTCTTGCAAATAATGTAGATGAATCAATAAAAATTTATACTGATTTACTAAATTCAGGATATACGGGTGTTCAAACTCAATACACAGCGAAAGATAACAAGACTGGTCAGGTTGCGACGTATGATAAAAATACTTGGGAATTATTGAAAAAAGCCTCGTCAAAAGATTATTCGGATTTCAAATCTGAACAGACAAAAAGTGTAGAATCGGATTTGTATGAAACTTTATCAACATTGCTTTTAAATGCTAAAAAGAATGATGAAGCTTTAGCTTTAATTGAAAAAGGTTTGGCTAAATTTCCGAATAATGCTAAATTGAAAGAATATCAAGGTTCTGCATTGTATGCTACTGGAAACACAGACAAATTCTTAACAAATCTGAAAGAACAATTAGCCAAAAATCCTAATGATGCTACCAATTGGTATAATTTAGGAGTTTTGCAGGCGAAAACTCCTGCGACTGAAGCTGATGCAATTGCTTCGTTTCAAAAAGCAATTGAACTTGCGGGAACTAACGCGGCGTTGCTTAACAATTCATATCAGAATTTAGTATATACATCACTTGGTGATGATGCAAAGGCGGTTGAAAGTATTAATGCGTTGAGAAAGTCAGATCCGGATAAGGCTACAACATTAATTGAGGCAAGAAAGGAAAGATTCAACAAAGCCTTGCCTTATGCTGAAAAATGGCATCAGACAAATCCAGAAAATATGGATGCCATTACTACTTTGAGAGAAATCTATGTTATTACAAAAAATCAGGCAAAAGCTGCAGAAATGAAAGCTAAAGAAGCTGCACTTCAGGCTAAACAGCCAAAATAA
- a CDS encoding quinol oxidase subunit 4 — MVGVVSMMLVSCVVHDHHGRRPIPPGHAKKIYGGGSAKHYAPGQMKKRGHHRGRH; from the coding sequence ATGGTCGGTGTGGTGAGCATGATGTTGGTATCATGTGTTGTTCATGATCATCATGGGCGAAGACCAATACCCCCAGGACACGCCAAGAAAATTTATGGTGGTGGGAGTGCAAAACATTATGCGCCCGGTCAGATGAAAAAAAGAGGTCATCACAGAGGAAGACATTAA
- the gyrA gene encoding DNA gyrase subunit A yields MQREGERLIPINIVDEMKSSYIDYSMSVIVSRALPDVRDGLKPVHRRVLYGMYGLNVFSNRKHLKSARIVGDVLGKYHPHGDSSVYDAMVRMAQTWSLRYPQVDGQGNFGSMDGDPPAAMRYTEARLKKISDEILSDLDKETVDFQNNFDDSLTEPSVMPTKIPNLLVNGTSGIAVGMATNMAPHNLTEAVDAITAYIDNREITIDELMQHIVAPDFPTGGIIYGYDGVRDAFHTGRGRVVLRAKVSFEEVHNRNAIIVTEIPYQVNKAEMIARTAELVKDEKIPGIYEIRDESDRNGMRIVYELKNDAIPNVVLNLLYKYTSLQTSFSVNNIALVHGRPEQLNLKDIIHHFVEHRHVIIVRRTEYELRKARERAHILEGFMKVIGTQDSLDKAIAIIRHSANPQAAKEGIIQEFDLSELQAQAILDLRLARLTGMELDKIRDEYEAIMKEINNLEDILANEPRRFQIIKDELVEIKEKYGDERRTEIDYSGGEMSIEDIIPNEAVVLTISHAGYVKRTLLSEYKIQSRGGVGNKAATTRDSDFLEYIVSATNHQYMLFFTEKGKCYWLRVFEIPEGSKTAKGRAVQNLINIEPDDKIKAYIRTNNLKDSEYVNQMSVLMVTKNGTIKKTSLEAYSRPRVNGVNAIEIRENDMLLGAYLTNGTSEIMIATKNGKCIRFPEAKVREVGRGSIGVRGISMEDNDEAIGMIVVNDIENDTVLVVSEKGYGKRTAVEDYRITNRGGKGVITLNITEKTGNLIAIQNVTDDDGLMIINKSGVAIRMNMNEMRVMGRNTQGVKMINLKKNDEIAAIAKVEMDKDVVEEEELLEGEEGIVLPTEEGNAPEIENNSENESSEDTTEDTASEE; encoded by the coding sequence ATGCAAAGAGAAGGAGAAAGATTGATTCCTATCAACATCGTTGATGAAATGAAGTCATCTTATATTGATTATTCAATGTCCGTTATTGTTTCAAGAGCTTTACCGGATGTAAGAGATGGCTTGAAACCTGTTCATAGAAGAGTACTTTATGGTATGTATGGTTTGAACGTTTTTTCAAATAGAAAACACTTAAAATCTGCAAGAATCGTAGGGGATGTTTTAGGTAAATATCACCCACACGGAGATTCTTCTGTATACGATGCTATGGTAAGAATGGCTCAGACATGGAGTTTGCGCTATCCACAAGTAGATGGGCAGGGTAACTTTGGGTCAATGGATGGTGATCCGCCTGCAGCAATGCGTTATACCGAGGCAAGATTAAAGAAAATTTCAGACGAAATTTTATCTGACCTTGACAAGGAAACGGTTGACTTTCAAAACAACTTTGATGATAGCTTGACGGAGCCAAGCGTGATGCCTACAAAAATCCCAAATCTTTTGGTAAATGGTACTTCTGGTATCGCAGTAGGTATGGCAACCAATATGGCACCTCACAATTTAACTGAAGCGGTAGATGCAATTACAGCATACATCGATAACAGAGAAATTACTATTGATGAATTGATGCAGCACATCGTTGCTCCAGATTTTCCTACAGGAGGAATTATCTACGGTTATGACGGTGTAAGAGATGCTTTCCATACCGGAAGAGGAAGGGTCGTTCTTAGAGCAAAAGTAAGCTTTGAGGAAGTTCACAACAGAAATGCAATTATTGTAACTGAGATTCCTTATCAGGTTAACAAAGCTGAAATGATTGCGAGAACTGCTGAGTTGGTGAAGGATGAGAAAATTCCGGGTATCTACGAAATCAGAGACGAATCAGACAGAAACGGGATGCGTATTGTTTATGAATTAAAAAACGATGCGATTCCTAATGTTGTCCTTAACTTATTATATAAATATACTTCGCTTCAGACTTCTTTCAGTGTTAATAATATTGCATTGGTACACGGAAGACCGGAGCAGTTGAATTTAAAGGATATTATCCATCATTTTGTTGAGCACAGACACGTTATCATCGTAAGAAGAACGGAGTATGAGCTTAGAAAAGCAAGAGAAAGAGCACACATTCTTGAAGGTTTCATGAAGGTGATCGGAACTCAGGATTCTTTAGATAAAGCGATTGCGATTATTCGTCACAGTGCCAATCCACAAGCTGCAAAAGAAGGAATTATTCAGGAATTTGATTTGTCTGAACTTCAGGCTCAGGCGATTCTAGACCTTCGTTTGGCTCGTCTTACAGGAATGGAGCTTGACAAAATCCGTGATGAGTATGAAGCAATTATGAAAGAAATTAATAATTTGGAAGATATTTTGGCTAATGAACCAAGAAGATTCCAGATCATTAAGGATGAATTGGTTGAAATTAAAGAAAAATACGGCGACGAAAGAAGAACAGAAATCGATTATTCAGGAGGTGAAATGTCTATTGAAGATATTATCCCGAACGAAGCGGTAGTTCTTACGATTTCTCACGCAGGTTATGTGAAGAGAACGTTACTTTCAGAATACAAAATTCAGAGCAGAGGTGGTGTAGGAAATAAAGCAGCGACGACGAGAGATTCAGATTTCTTAGAATACATCGTATCTGCAACCAATCACCAATACATGTTGTTCTTTACAGAAAAAGGTAAGTGTTATTGGTTAAGAGTATTTGAAATTCCTGAAGGTTCTAAAACTGCAAAAGGAAGAGCGGTACAAAACTTGATCAACATTGAGCCAGATGATAAGATTAAAGCATACATCAGAACCAATAACTTAAAAGATTCTGAATATGTAAATCAAATGAGCGTATTAATGGTAACCAAAAATGGTACAATTAAGAAAACCTCTCTTGAAGCATATTCACGTCCAAGAGTAAATGGTGTAAATGCAATTGAAATTAGAGAGAATGACATGTTGCTTGGTGCATACCTTACAAATGGTACATCTGAAATCATGATTGCTACTAAAAATGGTAAATGTATCCGTTTCCCTGAAGCGAAAGTGAGAGAAGTGGGTAGAGGATCTATTGGAGTTCGTGGTATCAGCATGGAAGATAATGATGAGGCAATCGGTATGATTGTGGTGAATGACATCGAAAATGACACAGTGCTTGTAGTATCTGAAAAAGGATACGGAAAGAGAACTGCTGTTGAAGATTACAGAATTACCAACAGAGGTGGAAAAGGTGTTATCACGCTTAATATCACTGAAAAAACAGGTAATCTTATTGCAATTCAGAATGTAACAGATGACGATGGATTGATGATTATCAATAAATCTGGTGTTGCGATCAGAATGAATATGAATGAGATGCGTGTGATGGGTAGAAATACTCAGGGCGTAAAAATGATCAATCTGAAAAAGAATGACGAAATTGCAGCCATCGCCAAAGTAGAAATGGATAAAGACGTTGTGGAAGAAGAGGAACTTTTAGAAGGCGAAGAAGGAATAGTTCTTCCTACAGAAGAAGGTAACGCTCCGGAAATAGAAAACAATTCAGAAAACGAAAGCTCAGAAGATACAACTGAAGATACCGCTTCTGAAGAATAA